One window from the genome of Alosa alosa isolate M-15738 ecotype Scorff River chromosome 15, AALO_Geno_1.1, whole genome shotgun sequence encodes:
- the LOC125308574 gene encoding piggyBac transposable element-derived protein 4-like — MVAETNRYAEALASTELASHSRLRDYKPIDRSGMEAFLAIQISMGPSTHDRCLGIGHSSVVGLLREAKLLGKGHSLYTDSYYTSPALFQELHRQNTGACGTVRVNRKGMPPQLHGLKLWPSEPPVFFEKRPLLTASFRDDGTVTVLSTVHDNLVITKRVRRKGPDGYRTLRKPKSVEDYNRFMGGVDRGDQLCSYYSYRHRAMKWYHRMFHHIREVALVNAYILHKESGNTMQSAGFRELVVKGLLRRRQIELTPPPRPISTPLVPVRLTGRHFLGQHEKSRPDCKVCSTQKRSPDDARRGRKQTPFFCKTCPDHPALCPTDCFEMYHTKLVYKH, encoded by the exons ATGGTGGCTGAGACAAACCGCTATGCTGAGGCGTTAGCTTCCACCGAGCTAGCGAGTCACTCTCGTTTACGTGACTATAAACCCATTGATCGCTCTGGGATGGAGGCGTTTTTGGCCATTCAGATCAGCATGG GGCCTTCAACTCACGATCGCTGTCTGGGTATTGGCCATAGTTCAGTTGTTGGCTTGCTAAGGGAAGCCAAGCTTTTGGGGAAGGGACACAGTCTCTATACTGACAGCTACTACACCTCCCCCGCTCTTTTCCAAGAGCTCCACCGGCAAAACACCGGCGCGTGTGGAACTGTTCGTGTGAACAGGAAAGGCATGCCCCCTCAACTCCATGGTCTGAAATTGTGGCCTTCAGAACCCCCTGTGTTTTTTGAAAAACGTCCACTTTTAACTGCGTCTTTTCGTGATGATGGTACAGTCACCGTCCTCTCCACAGTGCACGACAATCTCGTTATCACCAAACGAGTGCGTAGAAAAGGGCCTGATGGCTACAGAACTTTGCGCAAGCCAAAGAGCGTGGAGGACTACAACCGCTTTATGGGAGGGGTAGATCGCGGAGACCAGCTATGCTCCTATTACAGCTACCGACACCGTGCAATGAAGTGGTACCATCGGATGTTCCATCATATCCGAGAGGTCGCACTTGTGAATGCCTACATCTTGCACAAAGAAAGTGGCAATACAATGCAGTCTGCTGGATTCCGCGAGCTTGTGGTGAAGGGGCTACTGAGACGGAGGCAAATTGAGCTCACTCCACCTCCCAGGCCAATCAGCACACCGTTAGTGCCCGTGCGTCTCACTGGTCGACACTTTCTCGGACAACACGAGAAATCGCGTCCGGACTGCAAAGTCTGTTCCACGCAGAAGCGCAGTCCAGATGACGCACGAAGAGGGAGGAAGCAGACACCTTTCTTCTGCAAGACCTGTCCAGACCACcctgcactgtgccccactgaCTGCTTTGAGATGTACCATACAAAGCTTGTGTACAAACACTG a